The stretch of DNA CGAGCGGCTCGCCGACGAGATGGCGGCCCTGGAACCGGTCAACATGCGGGCCATCGAGGAGTACGACAGCGTCGCTGACGACCTGGCGGATCTGGAGGACCAGAAGGAGACGCTGGTCGAGGAGGCCGAGGGAATCCGGGACCGCATCGACACCTACGAGGCCCGCAAGAAGGAGACGTTCATGGAGTCCTTCGACGCCATCAACGAGCAGTTCGAGGACATCTTCGAGCGGCTCTCGAACGGCACGGGCCACCTCCACCTGGAGGACGAGGCCGACCCCTTCGAGGGCGGACTGACGATGAAGGCCCAGCCCGGCGACAAGCCGATCCAGCGCCTGGCCGCGATGTCGGGCGGCGAGAAGTCACTGACCGCGCTGGCGTTCATCTTCGCCATCCAGCGGCACAACCCCGCGCCGTTCTACGCGCTGGACGAGGTCGACGCCTTCCTCGACGCGGCCAACGCCGAACTCGTCGGGGAGATGGTCGACGAACTGGCCGGCGACGCGCAGTTCGTGGTCGTCTCGCACCGCTCGGCCCTGCTGGAGCGCTCGGAACGGGCCATCGGCGTGATGATGCAGGGCGACAACGTCTCGGCCGTCACCGGCATCGACCTCTCCGGGGACGGCCCCGACGAAGAGGAGGTGCCGGCGGACGACTGACCCATGACCGACGACGACATCCCACTGGACATCACCGGCCACGAGGACCGCGAGCGGCCGAGCCGCTCGGCGGAGTCGGCGACCCCGCCGGGCGACGGGGACGCCGCTCCCGAGGAGGACGTCGACCTCCTGACCGAGGGCGAACGCGCGGACGGCGAGGCCGACGACGAGGACGTCGAACCCGTCGAGGTCCTCGTCCAGCTGGCCGACGACGGCGAGATCGACCCGTGGGACATCGACGTGGTCCGGGTCACCGACAAGTTCCTCGCCCGCATCGACGAGGGCGACCTGCGGACCTCGGGCCGGGCGCTGTTCTACGCCTCCGTCCTCATCCGGATGAAGAGCGACGCGATGCTGGGCGAGGACGAGTCCGACGACGACGAGGTCGAGCCGTGGGAGCGGGCGATGCAGGCCGACGATCCGATCGAGGAGCCGGACCCGTTCTCGGCGCTGGAGTCGGAGATGGACCGCCGGCTGGAGCGCCGCCGCGCCCGCGGGATGCCCCAGACGCTTGATGAACTGGTCCGTGACCTCCGGGAGGCCGAGCGGGACTCGTGGTGGAAGGAGTCCCGGGAGTACGACACCAGCGACTCCCCGGGGGGCGACCAGCGGGGGCCACAGGAGCTGGACTACCGCGGCGCGGCCGATATGGGGATGGACCGCGCACCCTCGGCGACGGACGTGGCCGAGACCGCCCACGCCGAGGACATGGACGACATCATCGACGACGTCTACGCCGCCGTCCGCGAGCAGTACGAGCAGGGCCGCGATGAGGTGCTGTACCGGGAGGTACAGGAGGCCGGGGGCTCCCGCGTCGAGACGTTCCTCGGCCTGCTCTTTCTCGCCCACCGCGGTCGCGTCCGCCTCCAGCAGGACGACCTGTTCGGCGACCTCTGGGTCCAGGACCCGAGCGCGGTGAGCGGCTCCGAGGAAGCGGTCGCGGACTAGCGTCTGCCGCGGCCGTCCGAACCGTTTTGCTCGCCGAACCCCTGGAACTGGTGTGACAGACATCGCGGCGGTGGTGTTCGACCTCGACGGGACCCTCTGTGAGTCGACCCAGGACGAGGCCGCGCTGTACGCGGCGGCGTTCGAGCGGGTCGACCGCGAACCGTTCGGTGAGGTCGAGGAACTGTGGGCGGCCCTGACGGGGCCGCCCGACCCCCGCGACGAACGATCGTACCTCGCCGCTGGGTTCCGCCGCGTCGCCGCCCAACACGGCCACCGAACGGTCCCGGCCGACGACCTGGCCGCCGGGCTGCTCGACGCCGTCGACCGGCGGGCGGTCGCGTTCCGCGAGGGCGCGGAGACGGCGCTGTCGGCGGCCCGCGACCGCGGCCCGGTCGCGCTCCTGACGAACGGGCCGGCCGACCGCCAGCGCCCGAAGGTCGAGGCGCTCGCGCTTACCGAGCGGGTCGAGACGGTCTGTTACGCCGGCGACCTGCCCCGGCGCAAGCCGCACCCGGAGCCGTTCCACGACGTCTGCGAGACGCTGGGGGCCGCGCCCGAGCGGACGCTGTACGTCGGCGACTCGCTCGGTCACGACGTGGCGGGCGCACACGGGGCGGGCCTGCAGGCGGCGTGGTGTCCGCGAGAGCCCGGCGACACCGAAGGGTACCGGCCGGAGTACGTCCTCGGCGCGCCGTCGGACCTGGCCGCCGTCCTGGACCGTCAGCGCGCCCGGGAGGACCGTGGGTGACCGCCGCGGAGGCCGTCCTCGATCGGGTCGTCGGTGCCCCGCCGGACGCCCTCGAGCGGCCGCCACAGGGGAACCACAAGCGGACGGTCGTGGCCCGCTACCGCGACCGGCCGTCGCTGGTGGTCCAGACGGCAAACGACGCGGCGGCGCTCCGGACCGAAGCCGAGCTGCTGCGGGCCGTCGCCGACCGGACCGACGTCCCGGTCCCGGAACTCGTCGCGGCCGGCGAACTGGACGGGCGGGGCTACCTCGTCACGGAACACGTCGCCGGCGCGGACCTCCACGAGCGGTTCGTCGCGCTCCCGACCGACGACCGGGTGCGACTCGCGCGGCGGTTCGGCTCGATCCTGGGGACGCTCCACGACGCGTTCCCCTTCGACGGTGCGGGGGCGGTGAGCCTCGACGACGGCAGCCTCGTCGCGGCGGGCCGAACGAGCGCCGCCGTCGCCCGCGAGTACGCGGCCGACGCGCTCGCGGCACTCCCGCCGGCCTTCGACGACCTGCGGCCCGCGGTGGCCGCGGCCCCCGATCCGCCGACGGGGAACCGCCGACCCCGGCTGTTCCCGTGGGACCTGCGGCCCGGCAACGCGGTCGTCGCGGACGGCCGGCTGGCGGCGGTGCTGGACTGGGGCGGGCCGCGCGCCGCCGACCCGGCGCTGTCGGTCGCCAAGACCGAGCACGTGGTCGCCCGCTGGTACGGCGTCGACAGCGATCGGTTGGCTCCGGCGTTCCGCGAGGGGTACCGCTCGGTGCGGCCGTTGCCCGACGTGACGGCCGCCCACCGTCTCGCGGCCGTCGCGGCCGCCGCCGTCGACAGCGACGGCGTCGTGACCCGGCCGGGCTACCCCGAGCGCACCGGCACGGACGCGGTGACCGTCCACCGCGCGTGGCTGTCGGAGCGGCTGACCGCGGCCGAGTCCGAATAAACGGAGTTTAAGTCCGTCCCGGCAAACGGGCAGGTATGGACGACCGCACCTACACCGCGGACGCGGAGCCGGGCGAGACCGTCACGGTCGCCGGCTGGGTCCACGAGATACGGGACCTCGGTGGCATCGCCTTCCTCATCCTCCGGGACGCGACCGGGAAGATCCAGGTCAAGTTCGAGAAAGACGAGATGGACGACGACCTCGTGGAGACGGCGCTGGACGTCCACCGCGAGTCCGTCATCGCCGTGACCGGCGACGTGGAGGAGGAGCCGCGCGCCCCCACCGGCGTCGAGATCACGCCCGACTCGCTGGACGTGGTCGCCGAGGCCGACCCCGAACTGCCCCTTGACCCCTCCGGCAAGGTCGACGCCGAACTACCGACCCGGCTGGACAACCGGACGCTCGACCTCCGCAAGGACGAGGTCAAGGCCGTCTTCGAGATCCGCGCGGAGGTCCTGCGGGCCGCCCGCGAGGCGTTCCGCTCGCTCGGCTGTACGGAGATCAACACGCCGAAGATCGTCGCCACGGGCACCGAGGGCGGGACGGAGCTGTTCCCCATCACCTACTTCGGCCGCGAGGCGTTCATGAACCAGAGCCCGCAGCTGTTCAAGCAGCTGATGGTCGGCTCCGGCTTAGAGCGAGTCTTCGAGATCGGCCCCATCTTCCGCGCCGAGGAGCACAACACGCCCCGGCACCTCAACGAGGCGACCTCCATCGACTTCGAGTCGGCCTTCTACGACCACACCGAGGCGATGGACGCCTGCGAGCACGTCGTGAAGTCCGCCTACGAGGCCGTCGAAGAGAACTGTCAGGACCAGCTCGCGGCGCTGGGCCTCGACGAGACGTTCGAGGCCCCCAGCGGCGAGTTCCCGCGGCTGACCTACCAGGAGGCCCTCGACCGCATCAACGCCACGGGCGAACTCGACGAGCCGCTGGTGTGGGGCGACGACCTCTCGACGGAGGCCGAGCACGTCCTCGGTCAGGAGGTCGGCGAGCACTACTTCATCACCGACTGGCCCAGCGAGATCAAGCCGTTCTACATCAAGGACCACGACGACGACCCCGAGGTGTCGACCGGCTTCGACATGATGCACCCGTCGATGGAACTGGTCTCGGGCGGCCAGCGCGAGCACCGCCACGACCAGCTCGTCGCGGGCTTCGAGCAGCAGGGGCTGGACCCCGAGGCCTTCGAGTACTACACCAAGATGTTCCGCTACGGGATGCCCCCCCACGCAGGCTGGGGCCTCGGCGGCGAACGGCTCGTCATGACGATGCTCGGCCTGGAGAACATCCGGGAGGCCGTCCTCTTCCCGCGAGACCGGCAGCGCCTGTCGCCGTAGGCGACGGCGCGACCGTCGAGCGGGAGCTCGTCGGACGAGCGGCGCGAGTCCGACGGTGTTCCCGCGGGATCGTCAGCGTCTGAGCCCGTAGGGCGAAGACCTGAGAGCCAGCGAGACGAACGCAGTGAGTCTCGCCGGACCGGCAGCGCCTGTCGCCATAGGCGACGGCGGCGAGCGCGGGACGCGGCGTCCCGCGTGCCTCGTCGGATAGTGCCCGAGATTTTTGTTGCGGCAGTCGTCAGGCGGGGTATGGACCGCCAGCGACGCGTCACCGTCGAGGTGGCGGGGACGATCGTCGGGACGCACCTCCTGTACGCGTTCCTCGTCGACCCCGCCCTGGAGCGTATCGACCCGTCGCTCGCCCTCAGCGACGCCGAGCCGAGCCTCTACACGCCGTTCGGCCGGTTCGGGACGCTCCCGGTCGGGGGGACCGACTTCTCGCAGCCGGCCATCTACGTCTACCTCGCCACGATTTTCGCCGCGTTCGGGCTCTACGTGGCGCTCCGACGCGACACGCTGACACGGATCGGCGAGCGGTACGCCGTCGCCGACGACCTGGAGAACTGACGGGACCGGGCGAGCCGGTCCGTCGACGCGTGGGGCTCAGTCGTCGGCGAGGGCGGTGTCGCCGCCCGCCGTTCCGGCCGCGCCGCCGGCGACCGTCGACTGGTTGTTCGCGACCCAGCGCAACAGGAGGAACGCGAAGAGGTACTTCGCGCCGACGTCGAGCGCGGAGTAGCCCCACGAGGTCAGCCCGACCGACTGGACCAGCGCCAGCCCTTCGACGCCGACCGCCCAGATGATCGGGTAGCCGAGCCAGAGGACGACCGTCAGGACCCGCAGCGTCCCGAAGATCTCGTCGGTGCCGGCGGCCGCGGCGTTGCTGGGCCACTCGACGAGGATGGCATAGAGGACGACGAGGAAGAACGCACAGCTGATGCCGTAGAAGAACCACCGGAGGCCGTACGAGGAGGTGACGAGCGCGGCCGCGAGCCCCGTGACGCACATCCCGATGTCGGCCGCGATGACGGTGAAGAGGTCGGCCCGGTCGACGTCGGCGAGCAGGCCGAGCGCCAGCAGGATCATCGGCGTCGAGAGCGTCCAGGTGAGGTACCGGCCCCACTGGCTCATCACCTCCTGACCGGCGAGCGCGTGGCCAGCGGGCATCTCGATGAAGCCGACCGTCAGCCCCGAGACCAGCGCCGCGTAGCTCGATATCGAGACGAGCGGGACGAACAGCGTCGCCGCCCAGATGAACTTGGCCCGTGGGGTCGTCACCGTCCGCCCCATATAGACGAACAGCAGTATCGAGAGCCCGGCGAGCGCGATGTTCACCCAGAGCGACGAGGCCAGCAGCACGTCGTTCGCGATGGCCTCGGCCACCTCCGACTGTGTCGCCTGGAGCGGGACGGTCGACGCCGCTGATGCGAGTGCCATACACTGACCGTACGTAGCTATCGCATAAACGGACAGACCCGAATCGTATCGGTACGGCCGTGTCGGCGAGCCGTTACGGGGCCCGCTACTCGGGGAACAGCTCCGCCTCGCGTTCGATGGCCTCGATGCGGGCGACCTCGTCGTCGGTCAGGACCAGCTCCGCGGCCGCGAGGTTCGCCTCGAGGTGTGCGCGACTCGACGCCTTCGGGATCGTCACCACCGGGTCGTAGCTGGTCGCCCAGGCGATGCTGACCGCCGCCGGCGACGTGTCGTGGTCGTCGGCGATCGCGCGGATCGTCGGGTCGTCGAACACCGCGCCCCCCGCCAGCGGGGAGTACGCGACCAGCGGGTAGCCGCCCTCCCGGGCGTCGGCGAGCAGGTCCTCGGACCAGAAGAAGGGGTGGAACTCGACCTGGTGGGCGGCGACGGCGTCGAGGTGCTCGCGGGCCGTCGCCAGCTGGTCGGGTTCGAAGTTCGAGAGGCCGACGCGGTCGGTCAGGCCAGCCTCGCGGACCTCCTCGAGCGCGGGCAGCGTCGCCGCCGGATCGTAGTCGCCGCGGGGTCGGTGGACGTACAGCAGGTCAACTCGATCGAGTCCGAGCCGGTCGAGGCTGGCCTCGGTCCCCGGACGGACGTCGGCGCTCGCGAGGCTGTCGATCCAGAGCTTCGTCGCGACCGTCAGATCGCCGCGGTCGGCGTCGGCCGCGGCGACGCCGCTCCCGACCACGCCCTCGTTGTCGTAGATCTGTGCGGTGTCGAGGTGTCGGTAGCCGGCGTCGACGGCCGCCGTGACCGTCGCCGGGTCGTCGATCCCCATCGTTCCGAGTCCGACCGGTGGGAGGTGCACACCCGACAGAGGGCGGCGAGGGGAAAGGAGCTATCGATCAGAACTCGTCGCGTTCCGTGACCGCCGTGGCGTGGGTCGCCCACTTCTCGACGGTCGGCGACCCCCAGTACTTGACAGCGCCGCTCCGCTCGTCGAAGTCGAGGATGCCGAGGTCGTGCAGGAACGGCAAGTGCGTCTCGGTCAGCGCCGTCTCAACGGCCTCGACCGTCGTCTCCGACTCCGGTAGGTCGCTTTCCGCTCCCCGTCTCGCCACCGCCGTCGCCAGCGCGCGGACCTCGACGGCGGCGTCGTCGCTGGTGGAGAGGTGATAACAGACCGCTCGCCGCCGCCAGTCCGACAGGACGGTGAACGCGTCGTCGACGATCGGCGTCGTGAGCCCGCGGTCCTCCGGCGTCATCCCCTGCCACTCCTCCCGTTCCGGACCTGCTCGTGGCTGGTCGCTCATAGGCGACTAAGCCCTAGTGAGTGAGACACATCAACGTACCACCTAGAAAGCTAGGCGGACATCACCCGTCGAACAGGGCGTCGAGGAGGTTCCGCTGGGCGCGCCGGAGGTGCTGGTGGAGCGTCGGCGAGGAGATGTCAAGGGTCTCCGAGAGCTGTTCGGCCGTCGTGTCCCGGGGCCACTCGTAGTACCCCGCCAGGAACGCCGCGCGCAGGACCTCCTGCTGTCGGTCGGTGAGCCTGTCCCTGAGTGTCGACTCGTCGGGCGGGCCGATGGAGCCACGCTCGCGCTCCTGTTTCGCGGTCAGCGTGAACGACTCTCCCGCCTCGGCGAGCCGCTCGCGGATCGTCCGCGGTTCGGCATCGGTCGGTGCCTCGACGGTGACTGTGGTGCCCGTCTCGTCCGCCGTGACCTCGACGGGACGGGCCCCCACGTCGAGCAGGAGCGACTGGTAGGTCTCGGTCGTGCGGAGTTCGAGCGCCCCGCCGTCGTCGTCGCTCCTGACGACCCGCGCTTCCAGAACCTTCGCCCGGTCGCGGAGGTCGTCGACGACCCGCTCGGCCGGCGCGCCGCTCACGTCGAGGTACTGGAGCATCTGGTCGTCGACGGGGACGCAGCCGGTGGCCTCGAACCGACAGCCGTGGGCCTGTGCCACCGCGGCCAGGCAGGTCTCCGTGCCGTCGGCCGCGAACTCCAGTTCGAGCACGCGGTCCTCCGAGAGCAGTTGTCGCGTCTGGGTCGCACCGACGACGAACCCGACCGTCTCGCCCAGGACCTCGAAGCTCTCGACGACCCGATCGCCGAACGCGCCGGTCCGGGCGGCGTAGACGACGAGGATGCCGTGGACCGCCTCCTCGTGTCGGAGCGGGACGACCGCCGCCGACCGGAACCCTCGGTCCAGCGCCTCCGCGTGCCAGCCGGACATGGTCGACTCCGCTCTCACGTCGTCGACGACCTGTGTCTCGCCCGTCTCGAAGGCGCGCGCGCCGGGACCGTTGGCCCTCGTCTCCTCGTCCGCGCGGCTGTGGATGAGGTCGAGGTAGTCGGCCTCGCCGCCCGCGCTCGTCCGGACGGCGATCCGGTCGTCGGCACCGGTCGGTTCGCCGACCCAGGCGAACTCGAAGAGGTCCGACTCGACGAGCCGTTCACACAGCGTCGTCTCGATCTCGTCGCGGGTCGCCGCCGACCCCAGCGCCCGGATGACGTCCTGGATGAGCGACTGGACCCGCGCGAGCGTCGCGAGCTCGTCGCGCTGTGCCGCGACCTCGCGCTGGCGCTTCTTGCGCTCGGTGATGTCCTGGTGGATCCCGACCGCCCGGACCGGGTCGCCGTCCTCGTCGCGCTCGAAGACGCGACCGATGTCACGGATCCACTTGTAGTCGCCGTCTTTCGTCCGCAGCCGGTGATCGTTCTCGTAGATGTCGGTCCCGCCGTCGAGGTGCGTCTGGATGTCCGTCCACGTCCGGTCGATGTCGTCCGGGTGGACCAGGTCCTCCCAGGTCTCGACTCGCGCCGGGAGGTCGTCGAGGACGTATCCCAACATCCCCGCCCACCGCTCGTCGAAGGTCACCTCCCCGGTCTGGACGTTCCAGTCCCAGACGCCGAGTTCGGCCCCCTCGAGCGCGAGTTCGAGCCGTTCTTTCGTCTCCGAGAGCTCCCGCTTTTGCTGCTGGTAGGTCGTCACGTCGTGGGCGATCGTCAGCGCCGCCATCACCGTCCCCTCGTGGTCCCGCAGTGGGACCGTCCGGACCTCGTACTCGCGGCCCTCGAACTGCGTGTCGTACGTGTACGCCTCTCCGTCGAGTGCCGTCCGGTAGGCACGTTCGAGCCGCTCCGCCCGCGGTGGGTCGAACACTTCCCGCGGTGTCCGGCCGACGAGGTCCTCGGGGTCGATGCTGGCGTCCTCGAAGGCCGACCCGCCGGCGCTCGTGTACCGCATCGCCTCGTCGACGACGAACACCGCTCCCCCGGGGAACTCCTCGAGCAGCCCCTCCAGCAGTCGGGTGCGGGCGTTTCCGGGGTCGGCCCCGACCGCTCCGTGGCTGTCGGCGCTCCCGTCGTCGGCGACGGCGACCGCTCGCTCGGCCAGCGCCGCGCCGTCGGCGGCGTCGGTCGGGACCACCGTCGTCGCCGCCTCCGCGAGCGCTCCGTCGCCGGTCGGCGGCTCCTCGACGGCGAGGACGGTCGGGCAGTCGACGATCGACAGGAGCTCGGTCGGATCGCCGAGCTCCGCGGGCTGGACGACCACACAGTCCGGTGCCGTCGCCGCCGCGACGTCGGCCGCTGCCGCGGTCGAGCCCGCGGTCGAGACGGTCAGCTCCGGCCGTTCGCGCGTCATCGCGATTCGGTTCGTCTCGCGCGTCGCCGCGTCGCCACTGACGTACAACACGTCGAGTCGGTCCCCGACCGGGCCCGGCCGAAGGGGGGCAGGCCTCGACTCGCCGCTCGGTGGTCGTTCTGTCATCGTGAGCGTGTCTGTGAGATGTTGACGGGAATCACACGTCCCCCGGACAAGACACTGTCGGTCAGTTTCACGCCACAGCGGCGGTCAGTCGCCGCCGGCCGCCTCGGCGACCCCGATCAGCGAGCTCCAGGTGTTACAGCCGGCCCGCAGCGCCACCAGGTCGTCGGCCTCGACGGTCACTTCCAGGACGGCCCCGTCGCGGGCGAGCGCGGCCGTGGTGCGGTCGCCGTCGATCGCGCCGATCTCCGGGCGGACGCTGCGCTCGACGCGGCGAGCGCGCTCCGAACTCCCGTAGTCCAGCGTGAGAACGGTGCGGTGGGGCGGCGTCAATTGACGTCGATCTCTTTGACGTCGGGGGACCGCTCCTTGAGCAGGACGCGGTGGCCGCAGTACGGACAGCGGACGCCGCCGTACTCGTCGAGCGTCACGTCGCGCTTGCAGCGAGAACACTTGTAGCTCATAGCTGTAGGAAGTGACTGGAGCGGCTTCAGTCCTCTTCTTCGGAGAGGGCCGCGCGGATGGAGCGACGGACGGTCTTGCCGCCGGGGGTCTCGGGCGTGTAGCTGCCGCCGGTGTACTTGTAGCCACAGTAGCTGCACTCCCAGATGCCCGTGCCGGCGCGGTCGACGCGGTCCTCGCCGCACTCGGGACAGGTGTGGTCCTCGTTCATCTCCGACTCGATCTCTGCGACGCGGCGGCGGGCGACACGACCGTACCGAGCGCCGAATCGGCCGGCGCTCCCGGTTCGTCCCTGGTTCTCGGCCATAGTACTCTCTTGTCGGCCCAACGGCCACATAAGCCCTTCGAGACGGGGATGGGTGGGAGCGCCCCGCCGCCCTGCCACAGCACCTATCTGCCTGGATGTGAAAGCACAGGCTGCCATGGACGAAGTACTCGAAGTCGCGGACGTCGTCGCGGACTCCGGGTTCGAGGGCATCGTCACGTGGTTACTGCGCCTCGTCGGGCTGCTCGCGCTGCTCGCGGGGCTCGGACTGTGGCTGTTCACGGAGATGGGGCTGCTCTGGGTGCCGGCACTGCTCGTCGTCGCGGGCCTCGTGTTGCTCGTGGCACCGAGCGTCCTGCTGGCGCTCGCCGAGCTGGCCTGACAGCCCGACCGCTCGGGCCCGAACGGGCGGCCGATGGCCGCCGACGGGCTCCGGGCCGGACTCGACCGCGTCGCATCACCGACCAGCGGCCGCCTCGCGGAGCGGGAGGTCTTGCTCGCCGGCGTCGCCGACCGACTCACTCCTCCTGCAGCTCGGCCTCGACGAGCGCCTCGTTGAGGTCGGCCCGGACGTGCTCGCCCAGCTCGCGGTCGCCGGCCGTCGTCACGACGCGGTTCTCCTGGACGCTGGAGCCGTCGCGGATGAGCACCCGGACGTTGCCGTTGGCGTCGGCGCGGGTCGCCTTCGCCCGCACGCCGGTCCGGGAGCCCGAGCCGCCGGCGTCGATCGGCCCGGGGATGACCTTCTTGACGTGGGGGTGGCCGGCGACGGTCTGGACCGCCCGCTGGCCGGCGCGGCCGCCGATCAGCGTCGAGTGGCTCCCGCCCAGCTTCTCCGCGGGGGCGGCCTCGACCACCTCCAGGGCCGGCTCGCCCTGCCGGTCCAGCACGCGCTGGACGGGGGCCTCGCCCTCGACGCGGTAGAACTCGTTGTGCAGCTGGCCGCGGACGGCGTCGATGACCGCGCGCTCGCCGGTGACGTACACCTCGTCGGGTCGCTTGCGCCGGACCTCGTCGGCGATCAGGCCCGCGAAGTTCCGCAGTTCGACGACCGCGGCCTCGTCGCCGTCGCTCGCCCCGTCCTCGGGCGTGGTCGTGATCGTCCGCTCGCCGACGACCGCCTCGTCGGCGATACAGGTCACGGTCGCCCGCTCGCGGCCGAGTTCGAGGACGACGGCGTCGGCGTTGGCGGTGTGACACACCAGGCAGTAGTCGCCCGGGCGGTCGAGCGGTGTGGCACACTGCCGACACTCCATACGTGGCCGTACGGTCGCTGGCGCGGATAAGCGAGACGGTTCGGGCTCGCGCCCGTCGGCGTCACTCGTCGGGGTCGCCCTTCCGGAACTCCCGCAACACGACCGTCGCGTAACTGCCCTTCGGCAGCGCGAACGAGAAGGCCAGATCGTCGTCCTGACGGGCGACGCCGAGGTCGGTCCGCAGCAGGATCGCCCGCCGGGTCCCCGTGCTGTGGAACGCGCCGGGTAGGTCGAAGTCCGACGGAGCCAGTCCCACGTCGGCGAGCACCGCCCGCTCGATGTCGCCCTGCTCGCCGTCGGCCAGCTCGGTCTCGGTGCCGACCAGCGGCGCGGTGACGAACGCCCGGCCGCGCTCGCAGTGGCGCTCGACGGTCCGCAGACGCGACGCGTCGACCCGCTGGGTCCGGTCGGGGTCCGGCAGCGGGAGGTCGTCGGGTGCCTCGCTGTCGGAGAAGCACACCACGTCCCCCTCGACCGGCCGGTGGAAGGGCAGCCCGCGCGCCAGCCGTTCGGAGAGGACGCGGTTGAACACGTACGACTGGGCGGCGTTGACGAACAGCGTCTGGAGGTTCTCGGGGAGTTCCTCGATGGCCGCGCGGTAGTCCCCGGGGCCGTCGGCGGACTCGGCCAGCCGGTGACACATCGACCGCTCGAACCCCAGCGACCGGGGCAGGCGGTCCAGCGCGCCCGCCCAGTCGCGGGTCTCCTCGGCGTAGGCCCGGGCGTCCTGCGTGGCCTCGGGTTCTCGCTCGCTGGGGTTGCCGACGTAGGCCAGGACCGCCCCCTCCCAGTCCCCGCGGGCGATGGCGAGACCGACCTCGTGGGTGACGGGCCGTCGGGAGCCAAAGCGCTGCTGGCCGAAGTAGTTCGGGACGCCGACGGTCCGCTCGCCGTCCGGGAGCGTCGGAGTGGCGTCGCCGCCGTCGCCGTCCTCGCCGGCCGCGAACGCCCGGAGGTCGGCCAGGACGCTGGCGGCGTTCTCGGGCCGGTCGGCGTCCCGGACGCGGATCTCGAAGGCGTTGCCGGCGAGGTCCCCGAACAGGACCGGTCGGCCCGCGCGACCGACGACCTCGACGGTCGCGCCGTCGATCGCGGGCAGGTCGCCGGGGTCGATCCCCTTCACGGAGAACAGCTGTCGCGTGACGGCGCGCTTGTCCTTCGTGCCGGCCCAGGACACCCGCTCGCGGGAGACCCCCAGCCGGTCCGAGAGCTCGCTCGCGAAGTCGTTGGTGTCCCAGTTGCGGAGTTCGACCCGGAGGACCAGGTGCGGGTACCCGCCGGTGTCGGCGTCGACGGGCGCGGTGTCGAACGCCTCCAGTTCGGTCACGCGGAAGTCCTCCGGGGCGACCCGCAGGCGGCCGCCCACGCCGTCGGCGTCGCTGACGTAGTGTGCCATACCGACGGTCCGCTCGATGGGGTGGGCCTCGCGCATACCGGACGGTGGCCCGCGCCCGGGATCAGTGCTCCGGACCGAAGGCGTTAGCAGGCAGACGTATGAGGATCGAACCGGTAGACGCGAACGATGGGGCGCGACGACCGGGCGGCGACGCGACGACGCTTTCTCGCCAGCGCCGCTGCCGGGCTCGCCGGCGTCGCCGGCTGCGTCGGCCGCGGCCAGTCGC from Haloarcula litorea encodes:
- a CDS encoding bacterio-opsin activator domain-containing protein, with amino-acid sequence MLYVSGDAATRETNRIAMTRERPELTVSTAGSTAAAADVAAATAPDCVVVQPAELGDPTELLSIVDCPTVLAVEEPPTGDGALAEAATTVVPTDAADGAALAERAVAVADDGSADSHGAVGADPGNARTRLLEGLLEEFPGGAVFVVDEAMRYTSAGGSAFEDASIDPEDLVGRTPREVFDPPRAERLERAYRTALDGEAYTYDTQFEGREYEVRTVPLRDHEGTVMAALTIAHDVTTYQQQKRELSETKERLELALEGAELGVWDWNVQTGEVTFDERWAGMLGYVLDDLPARVETWEDLVHPDDIDRTWTDIQTHLDGGTDIYENDHRLRTKDGDYKWIRDIGRVFERDEDGDPVRAVGIHQDITERKKRQREVAAQRDELATLARVQSLIQDVIRALGSAATRDEIETTLCERLVESDLFEFAWVGEPTGADDRIAVRTSAGGEADYLDLIHSRADEETRANGPGARAFETGETQVVDDVRAESTMSGWHAEALDRGFRSAAVVPLRHEEAVHGILVVYAARTGAFGDRVVESFEVLGETVGFVVGATQTRQLLSEDRVLELEFAADGTETCLAAVAQAHGCRFEATGCVPVDDQMLQYLDVSGAPAERVVDDLRDRAKVLEARVVRSDDDGGALELRTTETYQSLLLDVGARPVEVTADETGTTVTVEAPTDAEPRTIRERLAEAGESFTLTAKQERERGSIGPPDESTLRDRLTDRQQEVLRAAFLAGYYEWPRDTTAEQLSETLDISSPTLHQHLRRAQRNLLDALFDG
- the truD gene encoding tRNA pseudouridine(13) synthase TruD, whose translation is MREAHPIERTVGMAHYVSDADGVGGRLRVAPEDFRVTELEAFDTAPVDADTGGYPHLVLRVELRNWDTNDFASELSDRLGVSRERVSWAGTKDKRAVTRQLFSVKGIDPGDLPAIDGATVEVVGRAGRPVLFGDLAGNAFEIRVRDADRPENAASVLADLRAFAAGEDGDGGDATPTLPDGERTVGVPNYFGQQRFGSRRPVTHEVGLAIARGDWEGAVLAYVGNPSEREPEATQDARAYAEETRDWAGALDRLPRSLGFERSMCHRLAESADGPGDYRAAIEELPENLQTLFVNAAQSYVFNRVLSERLARGLPFHRPVEGDVVCFSDSEAPDDLPLPDPDRTQRVDASRLRTVERHCERGRAFVTAPLVGTETELADGEQGDIERAVLADVGLAPSDFDLPGAFHSTGTRRAILLRTDLGVARQDDDLAFSFALPKGSYATVVLREFRKGDPDE
- a CDS encoding DUF2103 domain-containing protein; its protein translation is MECRQCATPLDRPGDYCLVCHTANADAVVLELGRERATVTCIADEAVVGERTITTTPEDGASDGDEAAVVELRNFAGLIADEVRRKRPDEVYVTGERAVIDAVRGQLHNEFYRVEGEAPVQRVLDRQGEPALEVVEAAPAEKLGGSHSTLIGGRAGQRAVQTVAGHPHVKKVIPGPIDAGGSGSRTGVRAKATRADANGNVRVLIRDGSSVQENRVVTTAGDRELGEHVRADLNEALVEAELQEE
- a CDS encoding DNA-directed RNA polymerase subunit P, whose protein sequence is MSYKCSRCKRDVTLDEYGGVRCPYCGHRVLLKERSPDVKEIDVN
- a CDS encoding 50S ribosomal protein L37ae codes for the protein MWPLGRQESTMAENQGRTGSAGRFGARYGRVARRRVAEIESEMNEDHTCPECGEDRVDRAGTGIWECSYCGYKYTGGSYTPETPGGKTVRRSIRAALSEEED
- a CDS encoding KEOPS complex subunit Pcc1 codes for the protein MTPPHRTVLTLDYGSSERARRVERSVRPEIGAIDGDRTTAALARDGAVLEVTVEADDLVALRAGCNTWSSLIGVAEAAGGD